The Podospora pseudocomata strain CBS 415.72m chromosome 1 map unlocalized CBS415.72m_1, whole genome shotgun sequence genome has a segment encoding these proteins:
- the APE2 gene encoding Aminopeptidase 2 mitochondrial (EggNog:ENOG503NWST; MEROPS:MER0001010; COG:E; COG:O): MCRTHAQADVASGVNVAARELLPTNVIPRHYHVTLEPNFKDFTFDGTVVIDLDVAEDSKSISLHTLELDVHSATVSSEGQTVSSSPKISYNETTQVTTFDFDNEVPKGKKAQLEIKFTGQLNDKMAGFYRSTYKKEDGSQGLLAVSQMEPTDARRSFPCFDEPSLKAEFTVTLIADKNLTCLSNMDVSGETEVQSKQTNAAKKAVTFNKSPLMSTYLVAFVVGELNYIETNEFRVPVRVYAPPGQDIEHGRFSLNLAAKTLAFYEKVFGIEFPLPKMDQIAIPDFAQGAMENWGLVTYRVVDLLLDEKASGAATKERVAEVVQHELAHQWFGNLVTMDWWDGLWLNEGFATWASWYSCNIFYPEWKVWETYVVDNLQRALSLDSLRSSHPIEVPVKRADEINQIFDAISYSKGSCVLRMISTYLGEDTFLEGVRRYLKKHAYGNTQTGDLWASLAEASGKGVEDVMQVWTKNIGYPVVTVEEKGNNTVKLKQNRFLRTGDTKPEEDRVIYPVFLGLRTKDGIDESQTLSKREDTFKVPNDDFFKLNANHTGLYRTSYSPERLAKLGEAAKNGLLSVEDRAGMIADAGALATSGYQKTSGVLNLLKGFETETEFVVWNEIIGRVASVQSAWMFEDKAVRDGLEAFLRELVSAKAHQLGWEFSEKDGHIEQQFKAMLFGSAGLSGDQKIIDTAKEMFKKYMAGDRSAVHPNIRGSVFSMALKHGGKEEYDAVLDFYRKSTNSDERNTALRCLGRAKDPELIKRTLDLLFSGEVKDQDIYMPTAGLRSHPEGIEALYEWMTQNWEKLVEKLPPALSMLGTMVTIFTSSFTKKEQLAKVEQFFADKSTNGFDQSLAQSLDAIRSKISWVERDREDVAAWVKENTKSS; the protein is encoded by the exons ATGTGCAGAACTCACGCCCAAGCCGATGTGGCTAGTGGGGTCAATGTGGCAGCTCGTGAGCTGCTCCCCACCAACGTCATCCCACGGCACTATCATGTTACTCTCGAGCCCAACTTCAAGGACTTCACCTTCGACGGCACTGTCGTGATTGACCTCGATGTGGCCGAGGACTCCAAGTCCATTTCCCTTCATACCCTTGAGCTTGACGTGCACAGTGCCACTGTCAGCTCCGAGGGGCAGACTGTCAG CTCCTCGCCCAAGATCTCATACAATGAGACGACCCAAGTCACCACGTTTGACTTTGACAATGAAGTCCCCAAAGGCAAGAAGGCCCAGCTTGAGATCAAGTTCACTGGTCAGCTGAACGACAAGATGGCCGGTTTCTACCGTTCGACTtacaagaaggaggacggtTCCCAGGGTCTTCTTGCCGTCAGCCAGATGGAACCTACCGATGCTCGCCGCTCTTTCCCTTGCTTTGACGAGCCTTCACTCAAGGCCGAGTTCACAGTCACGCTCATTGCCGACAAGAACTTGACCTGCCTCAGTAACATGGATGTTTCTGGCGAGACAGAGGTCCAGTCGAAGCAGACCAAtgccgccaagaaggccgtcACCTTCAACAAGTCACCACTCATGTCCACATACcttgttgcttttgttgttggtgagctgAACTACATCGAGACCAACGAGTTCCGTGTCCCCGTCCGTGTGTATGCTCCCCCTGGCCAAGATATTGAGCATGGTCGCTTCTCACTCAACCTCGCTGCCAAGACTCTCGCGTTCTACGAGAAGGTCTTTGGCATCGAGTTCCCCTTGCCCAAGATGGACCAGATCGCTATCCCCGATTTCGCCCAGGGCGCCATGGAGAACTGGGGTCTGGTGACGTACCGTGTTGTCGATTTGCTGCTGGATGAAAAGGCCAGTGGCGCGGCGACCAAGGAGCGTGTTGCTGAGGTTGTTCAGCACGAGCTGGCTCACCAATGGTTTGGTAACCTTGTCACTATGGATTGGTGGGATGGCTTGTGGCTCAACGAGGGCTTCGCTACCTGGGCCTCGTGGTATTCCTGCAACATCTTCTACCCCGAGTGGAAAGTCTGGGAGACGTATGTTGTCGACAACCTTCAGCGCGCCCTGTCTTTGGACTCCCTCCGCAGCAGTCACCCCATTGAGGTGCCTGTCAAGCGAGCCGACGAGATCAACCAGATCTTCGATGCCATTTCTTACTCCAAGGGCTCTTGCGTCCTGCGCATGATCTCAACCTACCTTGGCGAAGATACCTTCCTGGAGGGTGTCAGACGTTATCTCAAGAAGCACGCCTACGGCAACACCCAGACCGGAGACCTCTGGGCGTCTCTTGCTGAGGCCAGCGGAAAGGGCGTCGAGGATGTTATGCAGGTGTGGACCAAGAACATCGGCTACCCTGTTGTGAccgtcgaggagaagggcaacaacaccgtcaagCTGAAGCAGAACCGCTTCCTGCGCACTGGCGACACCAAGCCCGAAGAGGACAGGGTCATCTATCCCGTCTTCTTGGGTCTCCGCACCAAGGATGGTATTGACGAGTCGCAAACTTTGAGCAAGCGTGAGGACACCTTCAAGGTGCCCAACGACGACTTTTTCAAGCTCAACGCCAACCACACCGGTCTGTACCGCACCTCTTACTCCCCTGAGCGTCTCGCCAAGCTTGGcgaggctgccaagaacGGTCTTCTCAGCGTGGAGGACCGCGCCGGTATGATTGCCGATGCCGGTGCTTTGGCCACTTCTGGCTACCAAAAGACGTCTGGAGTCCTGAATCTCCTCAAGGGATTCGAGACGGAGACCGAGTTCGTTGTCTGGAACGAGATCATTGGTCGTGTTGCCTCAGTTCAGAGTGCCTGGATGTTCGAGGACAAGGCTGTCCGCGACGGCCTGGAGGCTTTCCTGCGCGAACTTGTTAGTGCTAAGGCGCACCAACTTGGCTGGGAATTCTCCGAGAAGGATGGTCATATTGAGCAGCAGTTCAAGGCTATGCTCTTCGGAAGTGCTGGTCTGTCCGGGGACCAGAAGATCATCGATACGGCCAAGGAGATGTTCAAGAAGTACATGGCCGGTGACCGGTCTGCTGTGCACCCCAACATTAGGGGCAGCGTCTTTAGTATGGCGCTGAAGCACGgtggcaaggaggag TACGACGCCGTCCTCGACTTCTACCGCAAGTCTACCAACAGTGATGAGCGCAACACTGCCCTGCGCTGCCTCGGCCGTGCCAAGGATCCCGAGCTGATCAAGAGAACTTTGGATCTCCTGTTCAGCGGTGAGGTCAAGGACCAGGATATCTACATGCCGACTGCTGGTCTGCGTAGCCATCCCGAGGGTATCGAGGCCTTGTATGAGTGGATGACGCAGAACTGGGAGAAGCTTGTCGAGAAGCTCCCTCCTGCGCTGTCTATGCTCGGTACCATGGTGACTATCTTCACGTCTAGCTTcacgaagaaggagcagCTTGCCAAGGTTGAGCAGTTCTTCGCTGACAAGAGCACCAACGGATTCGACCAGTCTCTTGCGCAGAGCCTGGACGCCATTCGCTCCAAGATCTCCTGGGTCGAGCGCGACCGTGAGGATGTCGCTGCTTGGGTGAAGGAGAACACGAAGAGTTCGTAA
- a CDS encoding uncharacterized protein (EggNog:ENOG503P5HE), protein MFPKLFTTTLAVLLLLTFSPLGALSAPTTAPKPRWFETYSHVARRAIVPQSYYEVLHIRRQQYALANPRSIVKDVVCLDRKAHIVAHDEAAASLQICNGSMAGTGRGQYCQDGLKATEAKVGTAVFRLKSVNERQSINVSRERWQMCVQAAREACPTGGLRGVCLGAARWGGSVGFELGNA, encoded by the exons ATGTTCCCCAaactcttcaccaccacccttgcggtcctcctcctcctcactttCTCCCCTCTCGGCGCCCTCTCGGCCCCTACTACAGCGCCAAAACCCCGCTGGTTCGAAACTTATTCTCATGTTGCCCGCCGCGCGATAGTGCCTCAGTCGTATTATGAGGTGCTGCATATCCGGAGACAGCAGTACGCCCTTGCCAATCCGAGGTCTATAGTCAAGGATGTTGTCTGCCTGGACAGAAAGGC GCATATTGTTGCTCATGACGAAGCCGCTGCCTCGCTCCAGATTTGCAACGGGAGTATGGCTGGCACGGGCAGAGGTCAGTACTGCCAGGACGGGCTGAAGGCAACAGAAGCAAAGGTCGGGACGGCAGTTTTTCGGCTGAAGAGCGTGAACGAGAGGCAGAGTATCAATGTTAGTAGGGAGAGGTGGCAAATGTGTGTGCAGGCGGCTAGGGAGGCTTGTCCTACGGgcgggttgaggggggtttgtCTTGGGGCGGCGAGGTGGGGTGGGAGTGTTGGGTTTGAGTTGGGGAATGCGTGA
- a CDS encoding uncharacterized protein (COG:D; EggNog:ENOG503NXG2; MEROPS:MER0215828) — translation MPLGIQRLNAKKSQPNDRIIFIKPIPGPHEAIAQDFLERIAAQCVPIMRQHHLSVTSLEEFPPNREFVGRNFNAGEVIQLVLKSHSGRWLPFNYVQMVMMHELAHNKQMNHSKAFWQVRNQFADELRGLWQRGFTGEGLWGRGALLSTGEWERNAVGEGEELPEHLCGGTYRSRRGGRKRKVKVDWREQRERRILKKFGAGGEKLGEDEAVKKELEKGKKVKGKPRVAGSGRGRELRAAAALARLEQGRKGEGKVKKEEEEEEETDSGDEYEEDVSQGPDAVDFDGKKLLDGKGQGMVKVCDDENLNDQDAQDELRELQSFGRINKEPGTGSLILNSVKPTPIKPDTSSEKRPPVPKPPPPKPKVQAQSPNIKLLHPKAEQSQPLKLKTPAPLPTTATTKPTTCPTCSFDNEPISAICAICSNVLNPARVSDSWACTSTTCTGTKYRNADNVGICGVCGARKPQAILADQA, via the exons ATGCCCCTCGGCATCCAACGCCTCAACGCCAAGAAATCCCAACCCAACGACcgcatcatcttcatcaagcCCATCCCCGGGCCCCATGAAGCTATCGCTCAGGATTTCCTCGAGCGAATAGCTGCGCAATGCG TCCCCATAATgcgccaacaccacctctcgGTCACCTCTTTAGAAGAATTCCCCCCCAACCGTGAATTCGTCGGCCGCAACTTCAACGCCGGCGAGGTAATCCAGCTAGTCCTCAAATCCCATTCGGGTCGTTGGCTCCCCTTCAACTATGTTCAAATGGTCATGATGCATGAGCTCGCCCACAACAAGCAGATGAATCATTCCAAGGCTTTCTGGCAGGTTCGCAACCAGTTTGCTGATGAGCTGAGAGGGTTGTGGCAGAGGGGTTTcacgggggaggggctttGGGGTAGGGGCGCGTTGTTGAGTacgggggagtgggagaggaatgcggttggggaaggggaggagttgCCGGAGCATTTGTGTGGTGGGACGTATCGGAgtaggagggggggaaggaagaggaaggtgaaggtTGATTggagggagcagagggagaggaggatacTCAAGAAGTTTGGGGCGGGAGGTGAGAagcttggggaggatgaggcggTGAAAAAggagttggaaaaggggaagaaggtgaaggggAAGCCGAGGGTGGcagggagtgggagagggagggagttgagggctgcggctgctttggcgaggttggaacaggggaggaagggggaggggaaggtgaagaaagaggaggaggaggaggaggagacggataGTGGGGATGAatatgaggaggatgtgagcCAGGGTCCGGATGCGGTTGACTTTGATGGGAAGAAATTGCTTGACGGGAAAGGGCAGGGGATGGTGAAGGTTTGCGACGACGAGAATCTCAATGATCAGGATGCGCAGGATGAACTGCGGGAGTTGCAGAGTTTTGGGAGGATCAATAAAGAGCCTGGAACTGGGTCGTTGATTCTCAACTCGGTCAAACCGACACCGATAAAGCCAGACACCTCATCAGAAAAGAGACCACCAGTACCAaaaccgccgccaccgaaaCCGAAAGTCCAGGCACAGTCGCCAAATATCAAACTATTACACCCGAAAGCAGAGCAATCTCAGCCTCTTAAACTGAAAACACCAGCGCCATTACCCACTACTGCCACAACTAAACCGACCACGTGCCCAACTTGCTCCTTTGACAACGAGCCAATATCCGCCATTTGCGCTATATGCAGCAATGTCCTTAACCCAGCGAGGGTTTCCGACTCTTGGGCATGTACCAGCACGACGTGTACCGGGACAAAGTATCGCAATGCGGACAACGTTGGAATTTGCGGAGTGTGTGGAGCTCGCAAGCCACAGGCTATATTGGCGGATCAAGCTTAA